The Longimicrobium sp. genome includes the window CTCCTGAGCGTTGCGCTTGAGCCGTTCGCTGTCAACGGGATGTCTCAGGGCCGAGTGGTTACGATTGGGCGTAACACCCACACGTAAAGTGTACAGACGGACACCCTAAGATATGTAAAAAGGATCATGGCGCTAGAAGAGCGGAGGTGTGGACGTGACTCTTCGCAGCCCCAAGTAGCCGGGCAGCCGCCCAGGCACTTCCGCAAGAAGCCGCAAGGAGCGATCTCCCGAGCGGCGTCCAAGCGCGATGGCGCGGCGCAGCCAATCCTCACCCAGGGTGAGGCGGCCGAACCCCGCGGTGAGCTGGCCGACCCGCATTGCGACCGACGCGTCGGCGGGGCTCGCGGCGGCAGCCGCTTGGGCGAACCACACGGCGGTCCGCGGGGCTCGGGCCGAGACCGCCCAGTCGGAGAAGCGCTCGCAGCAGTACCTCCAGCGAGACGTTGTGAGAAGGCCCGCTCGCGAGAACCGCTTATTTTTCGTCAGTACCTCCGATTAAGCCCTGACGAATCTCTGCAACCCACGCGGGAACCTCCACGCCCCCGAACCGGAACGCCTCCTCGAACCCGTTGAGCACACGTACCTCTGCCCCGCTCCGGGACTGCCCGGGGACACGCCACAGCAGGCGGCGCAGGACTCCCGCAACCGTGCTGGTGGGAAGATCCCCGTGCACATCGCGGTCGTAGGACGCCAACCAGATTCGCACCTTCTGCTGGGTCTTCACGTATGGGGCAGCTCCGTCGATCAGTCCCCGTAGACCCGTGGGGGACATGCTCAGTTCGCGTGCCACCCCGCGGAGGGAGGTGCGCTCCACGGCCTCCCTGAGCGCCTCGCGGATTTGTCGAAACTCTTCGTCTTTCGCAGGCTCCTGCGGTTTCGACGGTTTCTTTTCTTTCTTCACGCTACGCTCGCGGCTGCAGTTCTCGTCCACTCAGCAAGCGGAAAATACGCTCTGGACAAGACGAAGCAAGTGAGTGCCGGAAAGTGCCGGATAGAAACTCAGGAAGCGCTTTCCGACGACCACGCCACCGCCCACGCAGGCGAAAGCGGAGAGCGACCTTCAAGTGTATTCTGAATCCGGGCCGGGGCGGCGGGCGCTCTGGGTGGGACGAGTTGACGTGCGGGAACGCGGATCGCTTCGGGCAGCTTCTGCCACTGCTCCACCGTCAGGATCTCTACCGCGTCGAACAGTTGCTCGGAGAGCTGGACGGGACGGCTACGAGTCCGCTCTGGTCGAGCGTGTCCGCGAGGCCGCAGCGGCGTGCCAGCCCTCGGCCTCGACTCAACTCTGCGGCTGGGCCTGACACCTGAGCAACGGGAGCGCCTGCTTCAGGACGCGGAAGCTCTTGGAGCTTCGCCTCGCGCAGGAGCTCCGGAAGCTGCGTGAACTCGACCGGCTCCTGGTTCAAGTGCTGGCAGCGGTGTGGGACAACGCCGATGCACACTTACCGCCGTTGCTAGGCCCGGCCGGATCAACTCCCCAGCTTCGCAAGCGACTCCTGCGCGGGCTTGAAGTCCGGGTCGAGCGTCAGCGCGGCGCGGTATGAGGCACGGGCTTGGTCGAGCTTCCCCTCGCGCTCGTAGATCATGCCTAGCCGCCAGTGTGCGGCGGAAAGGGGAGGCTCGCCAGCACGGGGGGTGTGGCGCAGGTAGCGCCGCAGCAGCACCGCGCCGCGTTCCATCTGGTTCCCGGTGAGCACGCTGAGCCGCGCGAGCTGGTAGTAGGCGGTCATCTCCTGTGGCTGACGTTGCATCAGGCGCTCGAAAACGCCCACGCTCGCATCGAGGCGCTGCATCTGCTCGTAGGTGTTCCCCAGCCCCACGTACAGGCCGACGCTGTCGGGGAAGTGGCGGAGGCCCGCCTCCAGTTCGCGCGCCGCGGCCGCCAGGTCGTCCTGCTCGCGGTAGACGGCGGCGTGGGCGTACACGCCCGCGTACGCGTTGCGCCGTCGGATCTCGCCCGCCTGTTCCAAAGCCCTCTCCCTGCCTCCCCCCAGCACGCCAGGGGCGAGCATGTAGAAGCGCATCAGTCCCCAGCGCGCCTCGACGCTGTTGGGCGCCAGCGACACGGCGGCCTCGAACTCGGTTTTGGCCTTGCGGGCAAGGAGGGCGCGGCGGATGACACTGGCGCGCATGGCCTTCAGTCCGTACGCGTTTCCCAGGTTCAGGTGATGGTCGGCGCTGCGGCCGTCAAGTACCACGGCCCGCTCCAGCCACTCCACTGCGCGGTCGACGTCGCGCTCGGAGAGGTGCGTGAGCCCCACGTAGTAGGCGGCGCGAGCGTCGCGCGGATGGCTCTGCGCGTATGGCTCAATGGCGCGGCGAGCGGCGGCGTACTGCCCCTGCTCGAACAGGCGCACCCCGCGGGCGATGGGGTCCTGCGCCAGGAGCGGCGGCGCGAAGAGCGCCAGGAGCACCGCGGCGGCGAGGATGCGGCGCGCGAGTTGGGACGGTGACTGCATGGTTGCGGCTCCGGGCTGGGGTAAGGGGAGTGCGCTGTCGCGATGGATCCGGATCGTCGGCCAGTCGGGCGATGCTCGCGCTTATCCTGTGGCGCATCGGGACCGTCGTCGGGCCAGTGCGCTCGATCTGCCCGCCGTTAGTGCAGCAGGTTCTCCAGGAACTCCACCATGCTGCGGGCGGGCTGGCGGCAGGCGCCGGGCCCGGGCTCAGAAGCCTGGGGAAGGGGCTCGGGATCTTCGGAAGCCAGGTACGCCAGCATGGCGAGCAGGACAGCGTTGGCCCGCAGGTCGTCGAAGACCAGCTTGTCGTACGTGTCGCGGTCGGTGTGCCAGGTGTAGCCGCGGTAGTCCCACTCCAGCGACTCGAGATTGAACGCGGGCGCGCCTCGACAGACAAA containing:
- a CDS encoding tetratricopeptide repeat protein codes for the protein MQSPSQLARRILAAAVLLALFAPPLLAQDPIARGVRLFEQGQYAAARRAIEPYAQSHPRDARAAYYVGLTHLSERDVDRAVEWLERAVVLDGRSADHHLNLGNAYGLKAMRASVIRRALLARKAKTEFEAAVSLAPNSVEARWGLMRFYMLAPGVLGGGRERALEQAGEIRRRNAYAGVYAHAAVYREQDDLAAAARELEAGLRHFPDSVGLYVGLGNTYEQMQRLDASVGVFERLMQRQPQEMTAYYQLARLSVLTGNQMERGAVLLRRYLRHTPRAGEPPLSAAHWRLGMIYEREGKLDQARASYRAALTLDPDFKPAQESLAKLGS